From Cyprinus carpio isolate SPL01 chromosome A7, ASM1834038v1, whole genome shotgun sequence, a single genomic window includes:
- the LOC109093788 gene encoding zinc finger protein 507-like, producing the protein MEDSSGVAVLVPHSRGQRDTVFIPDRCLHGAEDQQRQHQKQAADSLIQVIEKLSKIVEKRPKRCTVSGKKRPLMTCASVPVPDSTEGLTPCKRSREQRDDRLTSSSTPGHMLEPEPSRLGTRTVTCYQCSMCRFVSPTLELLKEHLLLHDEQHSDLILMCSECQFTSNHQEELVAHIRLHLEEGDHARHILDEQGITTGRSSHQRMAVLKVSNMESDKTSTPKKWYSFEQGRYRCLICNYECRQQRNLKTHAWKHAGLVDCSYPIFEDETDCPDTLQSTSSHLVPAGREDTIVVLAAVGGKPQAIHGSSSVQLELCTSPEVRCHGEKEGLKTVETKLPVISQVFSLKDPEEPLMEVQVTPEAQMELELETESQQASSDSLLSSAQKIINCSGNSAGHVNVIVERLPCAEEPVSSKPLLLSPDVEGDKTLLSSEEPDLESQHLPVYYKQKEEVVIAWNGEDRQQEEESVSLGSPSDENVPPVRRRTYSESLRLHSLAAEALVAMPMRAPELSKTTAKDIHDLSTQSPDTGQRIIEIADSSSLKASSEELAAAVGDAGALLNIGLQSSKDSRDVLAEGPSKAGISMSLLTVIERLQERSDQNTSDEDILKELQDNTQSQHAGGVPGGAAVPSDISTTDGLVEYIAGSERPYRCRQCLYSSGNKGYIKQHLRVHRQRQPYQCPICEHIACDSKDLERHMIHHFKPRMYNCKQCTERFHYKSQLRNHERDGHGIDDMSSTLNHVAESTTIIEDSAKITDEDSVGEQSIFKCDVCDYTSSTYVGVRNHRRIHNSDKPYRCSNCDFATTNMNSLKSHMKRHPQEHQAMQLLEQYRCSLCGYVCSHPPSLKSHMWKHAGDQNYNYEQVNKAINEAISQSSRLLLHL; encoded by the exons ATGGAGGACAGCAGTGGAGTTGCTGTCCTTGTGCCTCACTCTAGAGGCCAGCGGGATACCGTCTTCATTCCCGACAGATGTCTTCATGGTGCAGAGGACCAGCAACGGCAGCATCAAAAGCAGGCTGCTGACTCTCTTATTCAGGTCATTGAGAAGCTCAGCAAGATTGTGGAAAAGCGGCCCAAGCGATGCACTGTCTCTGGGAAAAAGAGACCCTTGATGACCTGTGCTTCTGTACCTGTTCCGGACAGCACTGAAGGGCTCACACCTTGTAAGAGATCCAGAGAACAAAGAGACGACCGCCTGACATCCAGCAGCACACCTGGGCACATGTTGGAACCCGAGCCTTCAAGGTTAGGCACTCGGACGGTCACCTGCTACCAGTGCAGTATGTGCCGATTTGTCTCCCCTACATTGGAGCTGTTGAAAGAGCATCTGCTGCTTCATGACGAGCAGCACAGTGACCTCATCCTCATGTGCTCAGAGTGCCAGTTCACTTCAAACCATCAAGAGGAGCTGGTGGCACATATAAGACTCCACCTGGAGGAGGGCGATCATGCCAGACACATCCTAGATGAGCAAGGGATCACAACAGGAAGGAGCTCCCACCAAAGGATGGCAGTTTTGAAGGTGAGCAATATGGAATCAGACAAGACGTCTACACCGAAGAAGTGGTACAGCTTTGAGCAGGGCAGGTACCGTTGTCTCATCTGTAACTATGAATGCAGACAACAGCGGAATCTGAAGACCCACGCATGGAAACACGCTGGCTTGGTTGACTGCTCATACCCCATATTTGAAGACGAGACGGACTGTCCTGATACTTTACAAAGCACCAGTTCTCATTTGGTTCCAGCAGGTAGGGAGGATACAATTGTAGTACTCGCAGCAGTTGGAGGAAAACCTCAGGCGATTCACGGCTCCTCCAGCGTCCAGCTAGAGCTGTGTACTTCACCAGAAGTGAGGTGTCATGGGGAGAAGGAAGGTTTGAAAACAGTGGAGACCAAACTCCCGGTGATTAGTCAAGTTTTTTCTCTTAAAGACCCAGAGGAGCCCTTGATGGAGGTGCAGGTGACACCAGAAGCACAAATGGAGCTGGAGTTGGAGACTGAGAGCCAACAAGCAAGCTCTGACAGCCTCCTGTCCTCTGCACAGAAGATTATCAACTGCAGTGGCAACAGTGCCGGCCACGTCAACGTCATCGTGGAACGCCTTCCCTGTGCAGAGGAACCGGTGTCCAGCAAACCTCTGCTCCTCAGCCCAGATGTAGAAGGAGACAAGACCCTTCTTTCCTCTGAGGAGCCAGATTTAGAGAGCCAACACCTCCCTGTATACTACAAACAAAAGGAGGAGGTTGTGATTGCCTGGAATGGAGAGGATCGACAACAGGAGGAAGAGTCAGTGTCTTTGGGTTCTCCCTCGGATGAAAACGTGCCACCGGTTCGGAGGAGGACTTACTCCGAGTCACTTCGGCTGCATTCTTTGGCAGCCGAAGCATTGGTGGCCATGCCCATGAGGGCCCCAGAGCTCAGCAAAACCACTGCAAAAGATATCCATGACCTGAGTACTCAAAGCCCTGACACAGGCCAGAGAATTATAGAGATTGCTGATAGCTCCAGCCTTAAGGCGTCTTCAGAAGAACTCGCTGCTGCAGTTGGAGATGCAGGCGCACTTCTTAACATTGGCCTCCAGAGTTCAAAAGACTCGCGAGATGTGCTGGCCGAGGGACCCTCGAAAGCTGGAATCAGCATGTCTCTTTTGACTGTCATTGAGCGCCTGCAAGAGCGTTCAGACCAAAACACTTCAGATGAGGACATTCTGAAGGAATTGCAGGACAATACCCAAAGCCAACATGCAGGTGGTGTCCCTGGGGGTGCTGCTGTGCCTAGTGACATTTCCACTACAGACGGTCTGGTGGAATATATTGCTGGGAGCGAAAGGCCCTACCGCTGTCGACAGTGCCTGTACAGCAGCGGAAACAAGGGTTACATAAAGCAGCACCTACGTGTACATAGACAGAGACAGCCCTACCAGTGCCCCATCTGTGAGCATATCGCCTGTGACAGCAAGGACCTGGAGCGTCACATGATCCACCACTTCAAGCCTCGCATGTACAACTGCAAACAGTGCACAGAGAGGTTCCACTACAAG AGTCAGCTGAGAAACCACGAGAGAGATGGGCATGGAATAGACGACATGAGCAGCACACTGAACCACGTCGCTGAAAGCACAACAATCATCGAAGACTCAGCCAAGATAACAGATGAAG ATTCGGTTGGCGAGCAGAGCATTTTCAAATGCGACGTGTGTGACTACACCAGCTCCACATATGTTGGGGTGCGCAATCATCGGCGAATCCATAACTCTGATAAACCATACAG GTGCAGCAACTGTGATTTCGCCACAACTAATATGAATAGCCTGAAGAGCCACATGAAGAGACATCCACAGGAACACCAAGCCATGCAGCTGCTGGAGCAGTACAG GTGCTCGCTGTGTGGTTATGTGTGCAGCCACCCACCATCTCTCAAATCTCACATGTGGAAACACGCTGGAGATCAGAATTACAACTATGAGCAAGTCAACAAGGCCATCAATGAGGCCATTTCCCAGAGCAGCCG TCTCCTACTACACCTCTGA